In Paenibacillus durus, the DNA window GAAGATCAAGAGCCGCAGTCTGGATTTGGAGGAGATTTTGAGCTTGTGGACCATGGGACACCGTCCCGATCTTGTCGATCTAAGGAGAGGAGACTAGAGAATGGAAGCACTAAAGCTGGAAGGTGTTGTGAAGCAGTACGGAGACAAAACGGCGGTGAATGGAATTACCCTAGGTGTCGAGCCGGGGGAGATCTACGGTTTGCTGGGGGCCAACGGCGCGGGCAAGACGACGACGATGCGCATGGTGCTTGGCCTGATTTATCCTGACGGAGGGAATATCCGGTATAACGGCAAGCCGTTCAGCAGCGAGCTTCAGTCCATCATGGGCTACCTCCCCGAAGAGCGGGGACTGTATCCCAAAGTGAAAGTCAGCGAACAGATTATCTACCTTGCGCGACTTCGCGGCATGTCCGCTAGCGATGCCGACAAGAGCCTGCGTTACTGGCTGGACCGCTTCGAGGTGCCGGAGTACTATAACAAAAAAATTGAGGAGCTATCCAAAGGCAATCAGCAAAAAATGGGGTTTATTGCAGCCGTTGTACATAAGCCGCAGATTCTGATTCTTGACGAAGCCTTCAGCGGCCTTGATCCGGTCAACGTCGAGCTGCTTAAAGATACGGTCAGGGATCTTCGCGACCAGGGAACGAGCATCTTGTTCTCTACGCACCGGATGGAGCATGTTGAGGAGCTGTGCCGCCATATTACGATTTTGGACCGTTCCAATACGGTCGTTCAAGGCGATATCCGCGAGATCAAGAAAGGCTATCCGCGGGAAGAGGTGCTGCTGCGCACCCCGGGTGAAGTGACCGGGCTTGACCGCATTTCCGGCGTGACCGCCGTGGAGCAGCAGGAGAGAGGATATCTCGTTCGGATATCCGAAATCGGCGCGGCTCAGCGCATTTTGCGGCAAGCGATGGAGCAGGGCGAAGTGGAGCATTTTGAACTTAAGGAACCGACGTTAAACCAAATCTTTATCAGAGTGGTGGGTGAATCTCATGAATAAGATGGGAACGATTATCGGATTTACGTTCAAGAACAAGGTAAGAACGAAATCATTTCTTATAACAACGCTGATTTTGGTTCTGCTGCTCAGCATCGGAATGAATATCCCTTATTTTATCAAAGTGTTCAAGGGCGAGGATGGAAGCGGCAGCGCTCAAAGCCCGGGCGTTCACATTGCGGTCATCGCGGAGAATGGCAGCCGCGCGGCACAGCTTCTGCAGACTTACGCGCAGCAGTCGGGAACGGGAGCGACGGTCGTTCCGTACGCTTCGGAGAATGACCCCAGTCTGAAGCAGGCTTTGTCGGACGGTAAGGTGGATGGATATCTTACCTTAACGGAGCAGAAAGGTACGGGGCTCGGTTCGGTCGTCTACCATTCCAAGGACGACAGTTCAGAGGAGCAGAGCTTTCTCCAGTCCGCTCTCCAGCAGGTTAACGCGCAGCTGATCGCTGGCGACCGGCTGACGCCGCAGCAGATTGCGGCCATGAATGCGCCGGTGCAGCTTGGCACAGAGAAGATCAGCGCCGACGGGGAATCGGCTGAAGGCAAATCCCATTCGTTAATCAATTATGTTATTGTCTACGTTCTGCTTATTCTGTTCTTTATGTCGATTATGATGACCGGCAATATGATCGCGGCCGAAGTCACTTCGGAGAAGAGCTCGCGCATCATGGAGATCCTGATTACAAGCGCCTCGCCGCTGGCGCAAATGTTCGGCAAGGTGATCGGCATCTTCCTGGTCGGTCTGCTTCAGATCGCCATTATCGCGGCCGCCATCGCAGCTAACCTGATGCTGCCGCATAATTCGGGCGTTCTGCAGGATTTCAATCTCGACCTGGGACAGCTCAGCGTCAGCCTGCTGGTGTTCGGAATCATTCTTTATATTCTCGGCTACTTCCTGTACGCCCTGATGTACGCCGCCGTCGGCTCCATCGTCAGCCGCACCGAGGATCTCGGGCAGGCCGTAATGCCGATCATGATGCTCGGCTTCGTGAACTTCTACGTACCCCTGTTCAGCATCTCAAACGCGAACACGATGCTGGTCAAGGTTACGAGCTATGTACCGTTCACCTCGCCCCTTAGCATGCTTCTGCGAATCGGTGTCGGCGACGTCGCCGTCTGGGAAATTATCCTGTCGCTGCTGATTCTGCTGGCCACAATCTTCGGCATGGGCTGGCTGGCCGCGAAGATCTACCGCACCGGCGTGCTGATGTACGGCAAGCGGCCGAGCATCAAGGAGCTGCGCAAGGCGATGAAGGCTTATAAGATTTAAAATACATGTTTGATACAATTAAGAACCCTTGATACGTCAAAAACACTGATGTATCAAGGGTTTTATATATTGGTGAACAGAGTATGTCGGCGCGCCGAGTTCTTCGTCGGCTTTGTTTAGGTTTCCAGATATTCTTTTAAAATCGCCAATCCTTTTTCGAGTTTGCTCATACTGCCTGCATCAGAAAGAGAGACCCGAAGGAATGGTTTATCCGTTGGATTTCTGACAATAAATCGATCCGAGTGGTAGACTCTGATACCGGCATGTTCTAATTCTTTTTCCACTTGGGAGGAAGGTTTAGTGTTTAGAATCGGCAGCCAGCGATAAAAACAGTATGGTGTTGCTGGCGGAGGACACTCTGGAAAATATCGTTCAAAAATTGCACCTGCTTTTGCAGCGAGTTCACGTTTTTTTTCAACAATAGCATAGGCATTTCCATTTAAAATTAATTCTGTAATAATCTCGGCATCTAAAGAAGAAGTCTTGATATTGCTATTGAATAGACCATGTAATATTTTCTCGCGGAAATTCTCGGTGAATGCAAGGAAAGCGATACGGATACCACTACAAAGAGTTTTGCTTGTACTGCTTATATAGAGAGTCTGC includes these proteins:
- a CDS encoding ABC transporter ATP-binding protein — protein: MEALKLEGVVKQYGDKTAVNGITLGVEPGEIYGLLGANGAGKTTTMRMVLGLIYPDGGNIRYNGKPFSSELQSIMGYLPEERGLYPKVKVSEQIIYLARLRGMSASDADKSLRYWLDRFEVPEYYNKKIEELSKGNQQKMGFIAAVVHKPQILILDEAFSGLDPVNVELLKDTVRDLRDQGTSILFSTHRMEHVEELCRHITILDRSNTVVQGDIREIKKGYPREEVLLRTPGEVTGLDRISGVTAVEQQERGYLVRISEIGAAQRILRQAMEQGEVEHFELKEPTLNQIFIRVVGESHE
- a CDS encoding ABC transporter permease; the encoded protein is MNKMGTIIGFTFKNKVRTKSFLITTLILVLLLSIGMNIPYFIKVFKGEDGSGSAQSPGVHIAVIAENGSRAAQLLQTYAQQSGTGATVVPYASENDPSLKQALSDGKVDGYLTLTEQKGTGLGSVVYHSKDDSSEEQSFLQSALQQVNAQLIAGDRLTPQQIAAMNAPVQLGTEKISADGESAEGKSHSLINYVIVYVLLILFFMSIMMTGNMIAAEVTSEKSSRIMEILITSASPLAQMFGKVIGIFLVGLLQIAIIAAAIAANLMLPHNSGVLQDFNLDLGQLSVSLLVFGIILYILGYFLYALMYAAVGSIVSRTEDLGQAVMPIMMLGFVNFYVPLFSISNANTMLVKVTSYVPFTSPLSMLLRIGVGDVAVWEIILSLLILLATIFGMGWLAAKIYRTGVLMYGKRPSIKELRKAMKAYKI